The following is a genomic window from candidate division WOR-3 bacterium.
TTTGCATACGGTCGACAATGAATTCCATTTGTTCAATGGTATTCATCTCGGACAGAAGTTTTCTTAGTATCCAGAGACGATTTATTTCAAATTCGGTAAGAAGTAATTCTTCTTTTCTCGTCCCTGATTTGTAAAGGTCAAGTGCTGGGAAGATTCTACGGTCTGAGAGACGGCGGTCAAGCACCATTTCTAAATTGCCCGTACCTTTAAATTCTTCAAATATAACCTCATCCATTCTGCTTCCTGTATCAATTAAAGCAGTAGCAATAATGGTCAGACTCCCGCCCTCCTCAATCTTCCTTGCTGAACCAAAGAATTTCTTGGGTTTTTGTAAAGCAGTAGAATCAAGACCACCGGAAAGAGTCTTTCCCGAATGTGGTACTATTGCATTATATGCCCGTGCGAGACGGGTGAGACTGTCCAATAGTATCACCACATCCTTTTTTGACTCCACAAGTCGTTTTGCCCTTTCCAGAATTATTTCCGCAACCTCTGTATGACGTTCAGGGGTTTCATCAAATGTGGATGAAATGACCTCGGCTTGAACCGACCTTTCAAAATCTGTTACCTCCTCAGGACGTTCATCAATAAGTAAAACAATTAATTTTATCTCAGGATGGTTCACAGTAATCGCATTCGCAATTTTCTGAAGAATTATAGTCTTCCCCGCCCTTGGTGGCGATACAATCAATCCTCTTTGTCCTTTACCGATAGGTGTGAAAAGGTCTATTATGCGCAATGAAAGGTCATTTTTTTCTTCAATCTCAAGATGGATTCTTTCATTTGGATATAACGGGGTAAGATTATCAAATAAGATTCTCTCCGTAAACTCAGCGAGTGGTATATCATTGACATATTCAATCTTTATCATTGCAAAGTATCGTTCGCCTTCTCTTGGTGGTCGGGCAAGCCCTCTTATGCTATCACCAACCTTCAGATTGAATTTTCTAATTTGCGAAATGGAAAGATATATATCATCAGGACTTTGAAGGTAATTAAAATTCGGTGAACGCAGAAAACCGTATCCTTCAGGATGAATCTGAAGCACACCTTCTACCGGCACGAGCTCAGTCCTTTTTGTCTCTGCTTCAATAATGGCATGTATTAAATCCTGTTTCTTCAGATCCGTATAATTACTCAATCCAAGTTCCTTCGCAATCTGATGCAGTTCAGCAACTTTTTTCTTTTTAAGTTCGGTTATCTCCATAAATTAAAAGCCTCCTTTGCAAAATTATTGCTTTTTATTCAATTCTGCTATGAGAATCAGCCTTCAAGGTTATGACAGAACCATAATTTACTTATTTCGTAATTTTAATATATTATATCCAGTATTTCGTTTGTGTCAAGGGGCTATTTAAATCTTTACCATTCTTTCAATTGCATTAATCGCTCTTAACCTTATCGCTTCATCAACCGTGATTTCATATTTCAAATCTTCTAAAGTCCAAAGGACTTTCTCCAGGGTTGTCAATTTCATATTCGGGCACATCGCATTAGGATTTCCAGGAATGAAGTCTTTATTCGGATTTTCTTTTTTCAACCTATGCAATAATCCTATTTCAGTACATATTATAAACTGCCTATATGGACTATTTTTTGCATAGGCTATCATCTGAGATGTAGAACAGATAGCATCCGCAATCTCCTGAACTTCAATTCTGCATTCGGGATGAACAAGGACCTTTGCCTCTGGATATTCCTCTTTCAGTCTTAATATCCCCTCCTTGGTGAACAGCATATGAGTAGGACAATATCCATTGTAAAGATAAAATTTTTTTTCTGGGACATTGCGTGCAACATAACTGCCCAGATATTTATCAGGAACGAATAAAATCTCTTTCTTATCTAATGCCTTTGCAATCTTAACACCGTTTGCTGATGTGCAACAGATATCTGAAAGTGCCTTAACTTCAGCGGTTGAATTGATATAAGTAATAACCCCGGCCTCGGGATATTTTTCTTTTTCCATATTCAACTTTATAGGATCGATCATATTAGCCATTGGACATCCGGCATGCAAGTCCGGCATCAAAACAATCTTTTCAGGATTGAAT
Proteins encoded in this region:
- the rho gene encoding transcription termination factor Rho, which codes for MEITELKKKKVAELHQIAKELGLSNYTDLKKQDLIHAIIEAETKRTELVPVEGVLQIHPEGYGFLRSPNFNYLQSPDDIYLSISQIRKFNLKVGDSIRGLARPPREGERYFAMIKIEYVNDIPLAEFTERILFDNLTPLYPNERIHLEIEEKNDLSLRIIDLFTPIGKGQRGLIVSPPRAGKTIILQKIANAITVNHPEIKLIVLLIDERPEEVTDFERSVQAEVISSTFDETPERHTEVAEIILERAKRLVESKKDVVILLDSLTRLARAYNAIVPHSGKTLSGGLDSTALQKPKKFFGSARKIEEGGSLTIIATALIDTGSRMDEVIFEEFKGTGNLEMVLDRRLSDRRIFPALDLYKSGTRKEELLLTEFEINRLWILRKLLSEMNTIEQMEFIVDRMQRTKNNKEFLESMSDAT
- the nadA gene encoding quinolinate synthase NadA, with the protein product MNDIIKKIEELKKKRNAVILVHNYQLPEIQDIGDYLGDSLELAKISQNVSAEVIVFCGVHFMAETAKIFNPEKIVLMPDLHAGCPMANMIDPIKLNMEKEKYPEAGVITYINSTAEVKALSDICCTSANGVKIAKALDKKEILFVPDKYLGSYVARNVPEKKFYLYNGYCPTHMLFTKEGILRLKEEYPEAKVLVHPECRIEVQEIADAICSTSQMIAYAKNSPYRQFIICTEIGLLHRLKKENPNKDFIPGNPNAMCPNMKLTTLEKVLWTLEDLKYEITVDEAIRLRAINAIERMVKI